In a single window of the Bos taurus isolate L1 Dominette 01449 registration number 42190680 breed Hereford chromosome 23, ARS-UCD2.0, whole genome shotgun sequence genome:
- the TCP11 gene encoding T-complex protein 11 homolog isoform X3: MKEGATKQENSTVQSWVLNLEGRIRETMHDAFWDHLKERLSATPPDFSCALELLKEIKEILLSLLLPRQNRLRSEIEEALDMDLLTQEAEHGALNVPHLSKYILNMMTLLCAPVRDEAVQKLENISDPVWLLRGIFQVLGLMKMDMVNYTIQSLQPQLQEHSIQYERAKFQDLLNKQPSLLDHTARWLTRAAAQLSAPPPSGPDAADAASSPCSSPGEAASSPEPLSPTMVLSQGFLNLLLWDPEDDEFPETLLTDRARLQELEAQLRQLTILASVLLVSSSFSGSVLFGSPQFVDKLKRVTRALLEEFKSRPEEEAVLTVSEQVAQEIHQSLKNMGLAALSSDNTASLIGQLQDVARKENCVRSVIDQRIHLFLKCCLVLGVQRSLLDLPGGLTLIEAELAELGQKFVSLTHHNQQVFGPYYTEILKSLLPPAQVLETEVASL; encoded by the exons ATGAAAGAGGGAGCAACGAAACAGGAAAATAGTACTGTTCAGAGCTGGGTTCTCAA TCTGGAAGGCAGGATCAGAGAGACCATGCACGATGCCTTTTGGGATCATCTGAAAGAGCGACTATCAGCTACTCCGCCAGACTTCAGCTGTGCTCTTGaacttctaaaggaaattaaagag ATCCTGCTGTCGCTGCTATTACCACGCCAGAACCGCCTAAGAAGTGAGATTGAAGAAGCCCTGGACATGGACCTCCTTACGCAGGAAGCAGAACACGGGGCCCTGAATGTCCCTCATCTCTCCAAGTACATTCTCAACATGATGACTCTGCTGTGTGCACCGGTTCGTGATGAGGCAGTGCAGAAACTGGAGAACATCTCAGACCCTGTTTGGTTACTGAG AGGGATCTTCCAGGTTCTGGGCCTGATGAAAATGGACATGGTGAACTACACTATCCAGAGCCTTCAGCCCCAGCTGCAGGAACATTCCATCCAGTACGAACGAGCGAAATTTCAGGACCTTCTCAACAAGCAGCCCA GCCTCCTGGATCACACCGCACGCTGGCTGACCCGCGCGGCCGCACAGCTGTCCGCGCCACCGCCCAGCGGCCCCGACGCCGCCGACGCTGCCAGCTCGCCCTGCTCCTCCCCCGGCGAGGCGGCCAGCAGCCCGGAGCCCCTCAGCCCCACCATGGTGCTGTCCCAGGGCTTCCTGAACCTCCTCCTCTGGGACCCTGAAGACGACGAGTTCCCTGAG ACCCTGCTGACGGACCGAGCGCGGCTGCAGGAGCTGGAGGCACAGCTGCGCCAGCTAACCATCCTGGCCTCCGTCTTGCTGGTTTCCAGCAGCTTCTCTGGCAGCGTCCTGTTTGGCTCACCTCAGTTTGTGGATAAGCTGAAACGCGTAACCAGAGCCCTGTTGGAGGAGTTCAAGTCCAG GCCTGAGGAGGAGGCTGTGCTGACTGTGAGCGAACAGGTGGCTCAGGAGATCCACCAGAGCCTCAAGAACATGGGCCTGGCTGCTCTGAGCAGCGACAACACGGCCTCTCTGATAGGGCAGCTCCAGGACGTCGCCAGGAAGGAGAACTGTGTCCGCAGCGTCATTG ATCAGCGGATCCACTTGTTCCTCAAATGCTGTTTGGTTCTTGGTGTGCAGCGGTCTCTGCTGGACCTCCCTGGAGGCCTCACCCTCATCGAGGCAGAGCTGGCAGAACTGGGCCAGAAGTTCGTCAGCCTCACACACCACAATCAGCAGGTGTTCGGCCCCTACTACACGGAGATCTTAAAGAGCCTCCTCCCCCCAGCTCAGGTGCTGGAGACAGAAGTGGCATCTCTCTGA
- the TCP11 gene encoding T-complex protein 11 homolog isoform X4, with the protein MNRDFRMEEKVLPPGSLEGRIRETMHDAFWDHLKERLSATPPDFSCALELLKEIKEILLSLLLPRQNRLRSEIEEALDMDLLTQEAEHGALNVPHLSKYILNMMTLLCAPVRDEAVQKLENISDPVWLLRGIFQVLGLMKMDMVNYTIQSLQPQLQEHSIQYERAKFQDLLNKQPSLLDHTARWLTRAAAQLSAPPPSGPDAADAASSPCSSPGEAASSPEPLSPTMVLSQGFLNLLLWDPEDDEFPETLLTDRARLQELEAQLRQLTILASVLLVSSSFSGSVLFGSPQFVDKLKRVTRALLEEFKSRPEEEAVLTVSEQVAQEIHQSLKNMGLAALSSDNTASLIGQLQDVARKENCVRSVIDQRIHLFLKCCLVLGVQRSLLDLPGGLTLIEAELAELGQKFVSLTHHNQQVFGPYYTEILKSLLPPAQVLETEVASL; encoded by the exons ATGAATCGTGATTTCCGCATGGAAGAGAAGGTTTTGCCTCCTGGCAG TCTGGAAGGCAGGATCAGAGAGACCATGCACGATGCCTTTTGGGATCATCTGAAAGAGCGACTATCAGCTACTCCGCCAGACTTCAGCTGTGCTCTTGaacttctaaaggaaattaaagag ATCCTGCTGTCGCTGCTATTACCACGCCAGAACCGCCTAAGAAGTGAGATTGAAGAAGCCCTGGACATGGACCTCCTTACGCAGGAAGCAGAACACGGGGCCCTGAATGTCCCTCATCTCTCCAAGTACATTCTCAACATGATGACTCTGCTGTGTGCACCGGTTCGTGATGAGGCAGTGCAGAAACTGGAGAACATCTCAGACCCTGTTTGGTTACTGAG AGGGATCTTCCAGGTTCTGGGCCTGATGAAAATGGACATGGTGAACTACACTATCCAGAGCCTTCAGCCCCAGCTGCAGGAACATTCCATCCAGTACGAACGAGCGAAATTTCAGGACCTTCTCAACAAGCAGCCCA GCCTCCTGGATCACACCGCACGCTGGCTGACCCGCGCGGCCGCACAGCTGTCCGCGCCACCGCCCAGCGGCCCCGACGCCGCCGACGCTGCCAGCTCGCCCTGCTCCTCCCCCGGCGAGGCGGCCAGCAGCCCGGAGCCCCTCAGCCCCACCATGGTGCTGTCCCAGGGCTTCCTGAACCTCCTCCTCTGGGACCCTGAAGACGACGAGTTCCCTGAG ACCCTGCTGACGGACCGAGCGCGGCTGCAGGAGCTGGAGGCACAGCTGCGCCAGCTAACCATCCTGGCCTCCGTCTTGCTGGTTTCCAGCAGCTTCTCTGGCAGCGTCCTGTTTGGCTCACCTCAGTTTGTGGATAAGCTGAAACGCGTAACCAGAGCCCTGTTGGAGGAGTTCAAGTCCAG GCCTGAGGAGGAGGCTGTGCTGACTGTGAGCGAACAGGTGGCTCAGGAGATCCACCAGAGCCTCAAGAACATGGGCCTGGCTGCTCTGAGCAGCGACAACACGGCCTCTCTGATAGGGCAGCTCCAGGACGTCGCCAGGAAGGAGAACTGTGTCCGCAGCGTCATTG ATCAGCGGATCCACTTGTTCCTCAAATGCTGTTTGGTTCTTGGTGTGCAGCGGTCTCTGCTGGACCTCCCTGGAGGCCTCACCCTCATCGAGGCAGAGCTGGCAGAACTGGGCCAGAAGTTCGTCAGCCTCACACACCACAATCAGCAGGTGTTCGGCCCCTACTACACGGAGATCTTAAAGAGCCTCCTCCCCCCAGCTCAGGTGCTGGAGACAGAAGTGGCATCTCTCTGA
- the TCP11 gene encoding T-complex protein 11 homolog produces the protein MTDVEENVPVKDPGDAESRPCKPESSGPTREDKSSLRDHPSRLRNTVNDASKLSSEIGMNRDFRMEEKVLPPGSLEGRIRETMHDAFWDHLKERLSATPPDFSCALELLKEIKEILLSLLLPRQNRLRSEIEEALDMDLLTQEAEHGALNVPHLSKYILNMMTLLCAPVRDEAVQKLENISDPVWLLRGIFQVLGLMKMDMVNYTIQSLQPQLQEHSIQYERAKFQDLLNKQPSLLDHTARWLTRAAAQLSAPPPSGPDAADAASSPCSSPGEAASSPEPLSPTMVLSQGFLNLLLWDPEDDEFPETLLTDRARLQELEAQLRQLTILASVLLVSSSFSGSVLFGSPQFVDKLKRVTRALLEEFKSRPEEEAVLTVSEQVAQEIHQSLKNMGLAALSSDNTASLIGQLQDVARKENCVRSVIDQRIHLFLKCCLVLGVQRSLLDLPGGLTLIEAELAELGQKFVSLTHHNQQVFGPYYTEILKSLLPPAQVLETEVASL, from the exons GCCTGAGAAATACAGTTAATGACGCTTCCAAGCTGAGCAGCGAGATTGGGATGAATCGTGATTTCCGCATGGAAGAGAAGGTTTTGCCTCCTGGCAG TCTGGAAGGCAGGATCAGAGAGACCATGCACGATGCCTTTTGGGATCATCTGAAAGAGCGACTATCAGCTACTCCGCCAGACTTCAGCTGTGCTCTTGaacttctaaaggaaattaaagag ATCCTGCTGTCGCTGCTATTACCACGCCAGAACCGCCTAAGAAGTGAGATTGAAGAAGCCCTGGACATGGACCTCCTTACGCAGGAAGCAGAACACGGGGCCCTGAATGTCCCTCATCTCTCCAAGTACATTCTCAACATGATGACTCTGCTGTGTGCACCGGTTCGTGATGAGGCAGTGCAGAAACTGGAGAACATCTCAGACCCTGTTTGGTTACTGAG AGGGATCTTCCAGGTTCTGGGCCTGATGAAAATGGACATGGTGAACTACACTATCCAGAGCCTTCAGCCCCAGCTGCAGGAACATTCCATCCAGTACGAACGAGCGAAATTTCAGGACCTTCTCAACAAGCAGCCCA GCCTCCTGGATCACACCGCACGCTGGCTGACCCGCGCGGCCGCACAGCTGTCCGCGCCACCGCCCAGCGGCCCCGACGCCGCCGACGCTGCCAGCTCGCCCTGCTCCTCCCCCGGCGAGGCGGCCAGCAGCCCGGAGCCCCTCAGCCCCACCATGGTGCTGTCCCAGGGCTTCCTGAACCTCCTCCTCTGGGACCCTGAAGACGACGAGTTCCCTGAG ACCCTGCTGACGGACCGAGCGCGGCTGCAGGAGCTGGAGGCACAGCTGCGCCAGCTAACCATCCTGGCCTCCGTCTTGCTGGTTTCCAGCAGCTTCTCTGGCAGCGTCCTGTTTGGCTCACCTCAGTTTGTGGATAAGCTGAAACGCGTAACCAGAGCCCTGTTGGAGGAGTTCAAGTCCAG GCCTGAGGAGGAGGCTGTGCTGACTGTGAGCGAACAGGTGGCTCAGGAGATCCACCAGAGCCTCAAGAACATGGGCCTGGCTGCTCTGAGCAGCGACAACACGGCCTCTCTGATAGGGCAGCTCCAGGACGTCGCCAGGAAGGAGAACTGTGTCCGCAGCGTCATTG ATCAGCGGATCCACTTGTTCCTCAAATGCTGTTTGGTTCTTGGTGTGCAGCGGTCTCTGCTGGACCTCCCTGGAGGCCTCACCCTCATCGAGGCAGAGCTGGCAGAACTGGGCCAGAAGTTCGTCAGCCTCACACACCACAATCAGCAGGTGTTCGGCCCCTACTACACGGAGATCTTAAAGAGCCTCCTCCCCCCAGCTCAGGTGCTGGAGACAGAAGTGGCATCTCTCTGA
- the TCP11 gene encoding T-complex protein 11 homolog isoform X2 translates to MTDVEENVPVKDPGDAESRPCLRNTVNDASKLSSEIGMNRDFRMEEKVLPPGSLEGRIRETMHDAFWDHLKERLSATPPDFSCALELLKEIKEILLSLLLPRQNRLRSEIEEALDMDLLTQEAEHGALNVPHLSKYILNMMTLLCAPVRDEAVQKLENISDPVWLLRGIFQVLGLMKMDMVNYTIQSLQPQLQEHSIQYERAKFQDLLNKQPSLLDHTARWLTRAAAQLSAPPPSGPDAADAASSPCSSPGEAASSPEPLSPTMVLSQGFLNLLLWDPEDDEFPETLLTDRARLQELEAQLRQLTILASVLLVSSSFSGSVLFGSPQFVDKLKRVTRALLEEFKSRPEEEAVLTVSEQVAQEIHQSLKNMGLAALSSDNTASLIGQLQDVARKENCVRSVIDQRIHLFLKCCLVLGVQRSLLDLPGGLTLIEAELAELGQKFVSLTHHNQQVFGPYYTEILKSLLPPAQVLETEVASL, encoded by the exons GCCTGAGAAATACAGTTAATGACGCTTCCAAGCTGAGCAGCGAGATTGGGATGAATCGTGATTTCCGCATGGAAGAGAAGGTTTTGCCTCCTGGCAG TCTGGAAGGCAGGATCAGAGAGACCATGCACGATGCCTTTTGGGATCATCTGAAAGAGCGACTATCAGCTACTCCGCCAGACTTCAGCTGTGCTCTTGaacttctaaaggaaattaaagag ATCCTGCTGTCGCTGCTATTACCACGCCAGAACCGCCTAAGAAGTGAGATTGAAGAAGCCCTGGACATGGACCTCCTTACGCAGGAAGCAGAACACGGGGCCCTGAATGTCCCTCATCTCTCCAAGTACATTCTCAACATGATGACTCTGCTGTGTGCACCGGTTCGTGATGAGGCAGTGCAGAAACTGGAGAACATCTCAGACCCTGTTTGGTTACTGAG AGGGATCTTCCAGGTTCTGGGCCTGATGAAAATGGACATGGTGAACTACACTATCCAGAGCCTTCAGCCCCAGCTGCAGGAACATTCCATCCAGTACGAACGAGCGAAATTTCAGGACCTTCTCAACAAGCAGCCCA GCCTCCTGGATCACACCGCACGCTGGCTGACCCGCGCGGCCGCACAGCTGTCCGCGCCACCGCCCAGCGGCCCCGACGCCGCCGACGCTGCCAGCTCGCCCTGCTCCTCCCCCGGCGAGGCGGCCAGCAGCCCGGAGCCCCTCAGCCCCACCATGGTGCTGTCCCAGGGCTTCCTGAACCTCCTCCTCTGGGACCCTGAAGACGACGAGTTCCCTGAG ACCCTGCTGACGGACCGAGCGCGGCTGCAGGAGCTGGAGGCACAGCTGCGCCAGCTAACCATCCTGGCCTCCGTCTTGCTGGTTTCCAGCAGCTTCTCTGGCAGCGTCCTGTTTGGCTCACCTCAGTTTGTGGATAAGCTGAAACGCGTAACCAGAGCCCTGTTGGAGGAGTTCAAGTCCAG GCCTGAGGAGGAGGCTGTGCTGACTGTGAGCGAACAGGTGGCTCAGGAGATCCACCAGAGCCTCAAGAACATGGGCCTGGCTGCTCTGAGCAGCGACAACACGGCCTCTCTGATAGGGCAGCTCCAGGACGTCGCCAGGAAGGAGAACTGTGTCCGCAGCGTCATTG ATCAGCGGATCCACTTGTTCCTCAAATGCTGTTTGGTTCTTGGTGTGCAGCGGTCTCTGCTGGACCTCCCTGGAGGCCTCACCCTCATCGAGGCAGAGCTGGCAGAACTGGGCCAGAAGTTCGTCAGCCTCACACACCACAATCAGCAGGTGTTCGGCCCCTACTACACGGAGATCTTAAAGAGCCTCCTCCCCCCAGCTCAGGTGCTGGAGACAGAAGTGGCATCTCTCTGA
- the TCP11 gene encoding T-complex protein 11 homolog isoform X5, which yields MHDAFWDHLKERLSATPPDFSCALELLKEIKEILLSLLLPRQNRLRSEIEEALDMDLLTQEAEHGALNVPHLSKYILNMMTLLCAPVRDEAVQKLENISDPVWLLRGIFQVLGLMKMDMVNYTIQSLQPQLQEHSIQYERAKFQDLLNKQPSLLDHTARWLTRAAAQLSAPPPSGPDAADAASSPCSSPGEAASSPEPLSPTMVLSQGFLNLLLWDPEDDEFPETLLTDRARLQELEAQLRQLTILASVLLVSSSFSGSVLFGSPQFVDKLKRVTRALLEEFKSRPEEEAVLTVSEQVAQEIHQSLKNMGLAALSSDNTASLIGQLQDVARKENCVRSVIDQRIHLFLKCCLVLGVQRSLLDLPGGLTLIEAELAELGQKFVSLTHHNQQVFGPYYTEILKSLLPPAQVLETEVASL from the exons ATGCACGATGCCTTTTGGGATCATCTGAAAGAGCGACTATCAGCTACTCCGCCAGACTTCAGCTGTGCTCTTGaacttctaaaggaaattaaagag ATCCTGCTGTCGCTGCTATTACCACGCCAGAACCGCCTAAGAAGTGAGATTGAAGAAGCCCTGGACATGGACCTCCTTACGCAGGAAGCAGAACACGGGGCCCTGAATGTCCCTCATCTCTCCAAGTACATTCTCAACATGATGACTCTGCTGTGTGCACCGGTTCGTGATGAGGCAGTGCAGAAACTGGAGAACATCTCAGACCCTGTTTGGTTACTGAG AGGGATCTTCCAGGTTCTGGGCCTGATGAAAATGGACATGGTGAACTACACTATCCAGAGCCTTCAGCCCCAGCTGCAGGAACATTCCATCCAGTACGAACGAGCGAAATTTCAGGACCTTCTCAACAAGCAGCCCA GCCTCCTGGATCACACCGCACGCTGGCTGACCCGCGCGGCCGCACAGCTGTCCGCGCCACCGCCCAGCGGCCCCGACGCCGCCGACGCTGCCAGCTCGCCCTGCTCCTCCCCCGGCGAGGCGGCCAGCAGCCCGGAGCCCCTCAGCCCCACCATGGTGCTGTCCCAGGGCTTCCTGAACCTCCTCCTCTGGGACCCTGAAGACGACGAGTTCCCTGAG ACCCTGCTGACGGACCGAGCGCGGCTGCAGGAGCTGGAGGCACAGCTGCGCCAGCTAACCATCCTGGCCTCCGTCTTGCTGGTTTCCAGCAGCTTCTCTGGCAGCGTCCTGTTTGGCTCACCTCAGTTTGTGGATAAGCTGAAACGCGTAACCAGAGCCCTGTTGGAGGAGTTCAAGTCCAG GCCTGAGGAGGAGGCTGTGCTGACTGTGAGCGAACAGGTGGCTCAGGAGATCCACCAGAGCCTCAAGAACATGGGCCTGGCTGCTCTGAGCAGCGACAACACGGCCTCTCTGATAGGGCAGCTCCAGGACGTCGCCAGGAAGGAGAACTGTGTCCGCAGCGTCATTG ATCAGCGGATCCACTTGTTCCTCAAATGCTGTTTGGTTCTTGGTGTGCAGCGGTCTCTGCTGGACCTCCCTGGAGGCCTCACCCTCATCGAGGCAGAGCTGGCAGAACTGGGCCAGAAGTTCGTCAGCCTCACACACCACAATCAGCAGGTGTTCGGCCCCTACTACACGGAGATCTTAAAGAGCCTCCTCCCCCCAGCTCAGGTGCTGGAGACAGAAGTGGCATCTCTCTGA